A region from the Manihot esculenta cultivar AM560-2 chromosome 13, M.esculenta_v8, whole genome shotgun sequence genome encodes:
- the LOC122721607 gene encoding uncharacterized protein LOC122721607 translates to MGRMASSPLPESGFHFLPVRVRWRNFLALVFFLYAGEWGFNRSELLKVLFSIAMAFLFRRFPFSFGSRAGERTQSQKSLCSFSYIRRSSLILARVACVFPCLVSLLFLLLWLLEADKGPSLLFNLCFKAFKGYCSKKYLFLLIDDGNGVLDKGRRPCNRIEVLGQMAFWILEFLCTWAVPCLFWAL, encoded by the exons ATGGGCAGGATGGCTTCTTCCCCCTTGCCTGAAAGTGGGTTTCACTTCCTCCCCGTCCGAGTGAG GTGGAGGAACTTCCTTGCattggtattttttttatatgctgGTGAATGGGGTTTCAATAGATCTGAGCTTCTGAAGGTTTTATTCTCCATTGCAATGGCTTTTCTCTTCAGGAGGTTTCCCTTCTCCTTTGGCTCGAGGGCTGGCGAGCGAACTCAATCGCAGAAGTCTCTCTGCTCTTTCTCCTACATTCGTCGTTCATCTCTTATCCTTGCTAGGGTTGCATGTGTTTTTCCTTGCTTAGTGTCGCTCTTATTTCTGTTGCTTTGGTTGCTGGAGGCCGACAAGGGTCCTTCCCTACTCTTCAATTTGTGTTTTAAGGCTTTTAAAGGCTATTGTTCGAAAAAGTACCTGTTTCTTCTTATTGATGACGGCAATGGAGTTCTGGACAAAGGACGACGCCCTTGCAACCGGATTGAGGTTTTGGGTCAAATGGCTTTTTGGATCCTAGAGTTTCTGTGTACTTGGGCTGTTCCTTGTCTTTTCTGGGCTCTATAA